The following proteins are co-located in the Phaeodactylum tricornutum CCAP 1055/1 chromosome 2, whole genome shotgun sequence genome:
- a CDS encoding predicted protein: MDPGLPTGPPFRFIVPHGTGHGEVIPYPQRIRPSHFFLAFARQALEGNRLLPYIRRHCPSGTATAMMDILPDAPDVIVPVPPRPLQQPHPHRQGCDTFTVNPVPRTNACGAVSDVRESTARRGRSLGRLPNLHVWILVLAVALVAAVLVQWSESLSSSTSLSLDTPEVSPFRWLLKGDDSRSPHSQHKPIYDEAHPALFPLSRSDQIGFFLATLGLMVAAGGGIGGGGILVPVYILVMGFTPKHAIPLSNVTVLGGAVANTILNARKRHPLADRPLVDWDLILVMEPLTIAGALLGAFLNKVLPELLLTVLLVLLLSVTAYTSLTKALKLYARESRAMAAAQGLVRVDGTKESELTVMARLEDQDDHDEAAEVLLENMERDDDDDESSSDDDMKSVELPASSLQAELDQLLEEECTTPMANISILVTMFIVVLTINVLKGGGAFPSPLGIRCGSRAFWIANLVMLAWIGIISVGIRAYLVRRFEQKRRLSFPYVEGDIRWDARATIVYPVVCCMAGFFAGMFGVGGGIVKGPLMLAMGVHPAVSSASSACMILFTSFTATTSFVVFGLLVWDYAYVCMAIGFVATFAGQVGLSYLMRRAQRNSYIAFSIGAVVLLSAFLMTIQSLLSMAAGEKHHSGGICGKGD, encoded by the exons ATGGATCCGGGCCTCCCAACCGGTCCCCCCTTTCGTTTCATCGTTCCCCACGGGACGGGCCATGGCGAAGTAATCCCATATCCACAACGAATTCGTCCCTCGCATTTTTTCCTAGCTTTTGCCCGACAGGCACTGGAAGGCAACCGTCTCTTGCCGTA cattcgtcgtcattgtccCAGCGGTACCGCTACCGCAATGATGGACATCCTTCCCGACGCACCCGACGTGATTGTTCCGGTTCCACCGAGACCTTTACAACAGCCCCACCCGCATCGACAAGGTTGCGAcacatttactgttaatccTGTCCCAAGAACGAATGCGTGTGGTGCCGTGAGTGACGTTCGGGAATCGACGGCGCGTCGGGGACGATCGTTGGGACGTCTGCCGAATCTACACGTTTGGATCTTGGTGCTGGCCGTAGCTCTCGTGGCGGCTGTCCTAGTCCAGTGGAGCGaatcgttgtcgtcttccacgAGTCTTTCCCTGGACACCCCCGAGGTTTCCCCGTTCCGATGGCTTCTAAAAGGGGACGATTCCCGTTCCCCACACAGCCAACACAAACCTATTTACGACGAGGCGCACCCCGCACTCTTTCCCTTGTCCCGCAGCGATCAAATTGGCTTTTTCCTCGCCACGCTCGGTCTCATGGTGGCGGCTGGTGGCGGCATTGGTGGAGGTGGGATCCTCGTACCCGTGTACATTCTAGTCATGGGCTTTACCCCTAAACACGCCATTCCCTTATCCAACGTTACCGTATTGGGCGGAGCCGTCGCCAATACGATCCTCAATGCCCGCAAACGACATCCCCTCGCGGATCGACCCCTCGTGGACTGGGATCTCATCCTCGTTATGGAACCCCTCACCATTGCCGGAGCCCTGCTCGGTGCCTTTCTCAACAAAGTTCTGCCGGAGTTGTTACTCACCGTACTACTCGTACTCCTCTTGTCCGTCACGGCTTACACTAGTTTGACCAAGGCGTTGAAACTTTACGCCCGGGAAAGTCGCGCCATGGCCGCCGCTCAAGGACTCGTACGGGTCGACGGAACCAAGGAATCGGAACTTACCGTCATGGCACGATTGGAAGATCAAGACGACCACGACGAAGCTGCCGAAGTACTTTTGGAAAATATGGAACgagacgatgacgacgacgaatctAGTTCCGACGACGATATGAAGAGCGTGGAGTTGCCCGCGTCGTCCTTGCAAGCCGAACTGGACCAGCTGTTGGAAGAAGAGTGCACGACGCCCATGGCCAATATATCGATCCTGGTAACCATGTTCATCGTCGTTCTCACGATCAACGTACTCAAAGGCGGTGGCGCCTTTCCCAGTCCTCTCGGTATTCGTTGCGGATCTCGAGCCTTCTGGATCGCCAACCTGGTCATGCTCGCTTGGATTGGGATCATTAGCGTGGGCATCCGAGCCTACCTGGTCCGACGATTTGAACAAAAGCGACGCCTCAGCTTTCCCTACGTCGAAGGCGATATTCGATGGGACGCACGAGCTACCATTGTCTATCCGGTGGTGTGCTGCATGGCCGGATTCTTTGCTGGAATGTTTGGGGTG GGCGGCGGGATTGTCAAGGGACCACTCATGCTGGCCATGGGCGTTCATCCGGCCGTTTCGTCCGCGTCCTCTGCTTGCATGATTCTATTCACTTCTTTTACAGCCACGACGagttttgttgttttcggACTCCTCGTCTGGGACTACGCGTACGTCTGCATGGCTATCGGTTTTGTGGCCACTTTCGCCGGCCAAGTGGGGCTGTCCTATCTCATGAGGCGTGCCCAACGTAATTCGTACATTGCCTTTTCTATTGGAGCCGTGGTGTTGCTGTCGGCCTTTCTTATGACCATACAATCCCTACTGAGCATGGCAGCGGGAGAAAAACACCACTCGGGAGGAATTTGTGGCAAGGGAGACTAG
- a CDS encoding predicted protein: protein MKQRLCVLQCCAVVLMILLLNVHCAVEMNVLFVGNSYVNNNNLPEILNQVLVDALPKSNEISVRSYAPNGQTFLEHVQDVDGTRGNTELSQWLRTDPEPWDWVILQEQSQTPGFQGFSSEFTDSTDSAIRLDNYIEATGGETVFLMTWGRREGDERLPSFYPDFTTMQNLLTAGYDTYMDITSTAKRPTRVAPVGIAFQIVHDRILRDGGDPLASGSDFSRLYRNDGSHPSVEGSYLAACVLYATLTNRDPRQLKYAPDAVSQQRRMEIQEVAFDAIRIRGDTIVSNAAPPEANPTSSPTSDPTRKPTPSPTQVFVPPPTPRPTFAISAQPISVPSSSPTTAEPSEFPTGEPTVSLPSSDSPTVFPSDIPSLVPSIDPSPTPTVTPSTAPSISRAPSQSPTLNPSAMPSVSFSPSVSNFPSSASPSTDEGSFGNSSAGTRGLKASSTQLTLVYGLLPHLMVFFFLYF, encoded by the coding sequence ATGAAGCAGCGACTCTGTGTCTTACAGTGCTGTGCCGTGGTCCTGATGATCCTGCTACTCAACGTTCATTGCGCAGTCGAGATGAacgtcctcttcgtcggaaaTTCTTATGTGAACAACAATAACCTTCCCGAAATTTTAAATCAAGTGCTGGTGGATGCTCTACCAAAATCGAACGAGATATCGGTGCGTTCTTATGCACCCAACGGACAAACTTTTTTGGAACACGTACAGGACGTCGACGGTACCAGAGGCAACACAGAGCTCAGTCAATGGCTCCGAACCGACCCCGAACCTTGGGATTGGGTCATTCTCCAAGAACAGAGTCAGACTCCAGGGTTTCAGGGATTCAGCAGCGAATTTACGGACAGCACGGATAGCGCCATTCGGCTGGACAACTACATTGAAGCAACAGGGGGCGAAACGGTGTTCTTGATGACGTGGGGTCGACGAGAAGGCGATGAAAGGCTACCGTCTTTCTACCCTGACTTTACCACGATGCAAAATTTGCTTACTGCAGGTTATGACACTTACATGGACATTACCAGCACAGCAAAACGGCCCACAAGGGTTGCTCCTGTCGGAATCGCCTTCCAAATTGTTCATGATAGAATTTTAAGGGATGGAGGTGACCCTTTGGCATCTGGGAGTGATTTTTCCAGGCTATACCGCAACGATGGCAGCCATCCAAGTGTAGAGGGTAGTTACTTGGCCGCTTGTGTCCTGTATGCAACATTGACCAATCGTGACCCTCGACAGTTAAAGTATGCACCTGATGCAGTAAGTCAACAAAGGCGAATGGAGATCCAAGAAGTAGCATTTGACGCAATACGAATACGTGGGGATACTATAGTGTCCAACGCGGCACCACCCGAGGCCAATCCTACATCAAGTCCCACAAGCGATCCTACGCGAAAACCGACTCCGAGTCCAACCCAAGTATTCGTTCCTCCTCCAACACCGCGGCCAACTTTTGCGATTTCGGCACAACCGATCAGCGTAccgtcttcttccccaacAACAGCCGAGCCGTCGGAATTTCCTACTGGAGAACCCACTGTTAGCCTGCCATCGAGCGACTCGCCCACGGTGTTCCCCTCGGACATTCCATCTCTCGTTCCTTCTATTGACCCCTCACCTACTCCTACCGTGACGCCTTCGACCGCTCCATCCATTTCCAGGGCGCCCAGTCAAAGCCCAACACTCAATCCAAGCGCCATGCCTTCCGTGTCCTTCAGTCCATCTGTTTCCAATTTTCCTTCTTCCGCGTCCCCTTCGACTGACGAGGGTTCCTTCGGGAATAGTTCCGCCGGCACCCGCGGACTGAAAGCATCATCCACGCAGTTAACGTTGGTGTATGGGCTACTGCCTCATTTAatggttttcttttttctttactTTTAA
- a CDS encoding predicted protein: MIRSSSSTFRAGRWGRFVQKRLLAISLAGNAVCLLAALFFSGRQCSNLHWQNLHAVDVEWNGGHPASGKTGTCYCNPEKYCLCTPSLAVDFVLASGEEHLWVVRRKDTNQLATPGGFVEVGETVEATVLRELKEETGLVNIGKLELLGIYSDPRRDRRRHTVSAVFIVHLDGTEHPHAADDVKDIQRIHLKDIEKHEFFADHKTILLDYRRFVEHGHCASLIPSTGDFATDIVRSVC; this comes from the coding sequence ATGATTCGATCTTCGTCTAGCACGTTTCGGGCCGGTAGATGGGGACGCTTTGTTCAGAAAAGATTACTAGCTATTTCTCTAGCGGGAAACGCTGTATGTCTCCTGGCTGCCTTGTTCTTCAGCGGGCGTCAATGTTCCAACCTTCACTGGCAGAATCTTCACGCAGTGGATGTTGAGTGGAATGGTGGGCACCCAGCCTCAGGAAAGACTGGAACTTGCTACTGTAACCCAGAAAAGTACTGCTTGTGCACGCCAAGCTTGGCCGTTGATTTTGTGTTGGCCTCCGGCGAGGAGCACTTGTGGGTAGTCAGACGCAAAGACACCAATCAACTGGCGACTCCTGGTGGATTTGTGGAGGTTGGCGAGACGGTTGAGGCTACGGTCTTGCGAGAATTGAAAGAGGAAACCGGCCTTGTCAATATCGGCAAACTAGAACTGCTGGGAATATACTCGGATCCGCGACGAGATCGCCGGCGACATACGGTTTCGGCTGTTTTTATTGTACACCTGGATGGCACTGAGCACCCCCACGCCGCAGACGATGTCAAAGACATCCAAAGAATACATTTGAAAGATATTGAAAAACACGAGTTCTTTGCTGATCATAAGACCATATTGCTGGATTATCGGAGGTTTGTGGAACATGGCCATTGTGCCAGTCTGATTCCATCAACCGGCGACTTTGCCACTGATATTGTACGCTCAGTCTGTTAG
- a CDS encoding predicted protein — protein QSVCPLCCEELDLSDQSFYPCPCGYQVCMWCWHRIKESESGLCPACRSPYGEDPHQFSAVDVEAALKANKLKEDADRTLLANMRVIRRNLIYAVGLPPSIANEETLRKPEYFGQYGRIAKMVLNRNNVTASNTVINGEIRRASASAYVTFAHKEDTLACILALDGLVLDHRSVRVSYGTSKYCSSFIKSVRCNNPECTYLHEMGAEEDTFTKQE, from the exons CAGTCGGTCTGTCCCTTGTGTTGCGAGGAGTTGGATTTGAGTGATCAGAGTTTCTATCCCTGTCCCTGTGGATACCAGGTGTGCATGTGGTGCTGGCACCGCATCAAGGAATCGGAGTCGGGCTTGTGTCCGGCTTGTCGATCCCCATACGGCGAAGATCCCCACCAATTCAGTGCAGTCGACGTGGAAGCCGCTCTCAAGGCCAACAAACTAAAAGAAGACGCC GATCGGACCTTGTTGGCCAATATGCGCGTCATCCGGCGGAATCTCATTTACGCCGTCGGGCTACCCCCTTCCATCGCTAACGAAGAAACACTCCGCAAACCGGAATATTTTGGACAGTACGGACGTATCGCAAAAATGGTACTCAACCGCAACAACGTTACGGCCTCCAATACCGTCATCAACGGTGAAATCCGTCGCGCCTCCGCCAGCGCCTACGTAACCTTTGCGCACAAAGAAGACACGTTGGCTTGCATACTGGCGTTGGACGGATTGGTACTCGATCACCGCAGCGTGCGAGTAAGTTACGGTACCAGCAAGTACTGCTCCTCCTTTATCAAGAGCGTCCGCTGCAACAACCCCGAATGCACGTACCTGCACGAAATGGGTGCGGAAGAAGACACCTTTACGAAACAAGAA
- a CDS encoding predicted protein: protein MGAAAKNTSSRSHHPKKQRVSAKHTAHDQPPRMAPTEKLEQGRHQHQHHPIVEHDDDLSHATSDRNTGTSLSETTKATRTVSETCDYIAELSEAILEQPDKAFISSEIPNPANPRYPKQGPSKMKQLLVLANASVVPRHNNHNTDNDDPSSHSAYTSQLATMSLLAIFRDILPSYRIKLPTTQQAAVKVSKETKVLWDYERALLQSYQEYLQILEHCWDATRTAPHPSQLGVTSILSLCELLKSAFHFNFRSNLLTVVSRHTNHPSTVVGDACCAAIAYVFAHDAQGEVALEATRLLAKFVKDRAFKIRPSVLRTFTSLPLRVHVDEAQAAKLAAAANAKKRKKDKELAEIDAELKESDAKVDKIILARCQSETLQHVTLTYFRILKHDNLQAAHVETLLPAALEGLAKFAHLINIDTVMDLLGVLKDLLKKMNALPLEAALNCILTAFQTLQGPGKEMNIDVKEYIVPLYTQLPRLVGDVNCRRHLPTVLLCLNAAFIKRREYSTIRVSAFWKQILTVSLHVPPHTAVPLIAFGRQLLQRYPVTHQMLENEQDVITSGEYTPDVEDPEHSNPLATSAWELALAKFHVHLSVVQQAQSTATLRLPNLPTESPERLYQELFRAEDELFFSFQRVRKKHPLTPPKQDGSKKRKQYRFLTPRATESFLLKANAL, encoded by the coding sequence ATGGGTGCCGCTGCCAAGAATACGTCCTCAAGGAGTCACCATCCCAAAAAGCAACGCGTCTCGGCCAAGCACACGGCACATGATCAACCCCCACGAATGGCACCCACCGAAAAATTGGAACAAGGACGtcatcaacaccaacaccaccCTATCGTCGAACACGACGATGACCTATCCCACGCAACGTCTGATCGAAACACTGGGACGTCCTTGTCCGAGACTACCAAAGCGACCCGTACAGTGTCGGAAACGTGTGATTATATTGCCGAGTTGAGTGAAGCCATACTGGAACAACCGGACAAGGCCTTTATCAGCAGCGAAATTCCCAATCCGGCCAATCCGCGGTATCCCAAACAGGGGCCGTCCAAAATGAAGCAGTTGCTCGTTCTCGCCAACGCATCCGTAGTGCCTCGgcacaacaaccacaacaccGATAACGACGATCCGTCGTCCCACAGCGCGTATACCTCACAGCTAGCGACAATGTCGTTGCTCGCCATTTTTCGAGACATTCTGCCCTCCTACCGGATCAAGCTCCCGACCACGCAACAAGCGGCCGTCAAAGTTTCGAAAGAAACCAAAGTACTTTGGGATTACGAACGTGCACTCCTGCAATCCTACCAGGAATACCTACAAATCCTCGAACACTGTTGGGATGCCACCCGCACTGCTCCGCATCCGTCCCAACTAGGGGTCACGAGTATCCTCAGTCTCTGCGAACTCCTCAAATCGGCGTTTCATTTCAATTTCCGCTCCAACCTACTCACGGTCGTGAGTCGCCATACGAATCATCCCAGTACCGTGGTCGGCGATGCGTGCTGCGCGGCCATAGCCTACGTCTTTGCGCACGATGCACAGGGCGAAGTTGCGCTCGAAGCTACCCGGCTGCTGGCCAAGTTCGTCAAAGATCGGGCCTTTAAAATTCGACCCTCCGTTCTCCGGACCTTTACCAGTCTACCCCTCCGCGTGCACGTGGACGAAGCCCAAGCGGCGAAACtggcggccgccgccaacgccaaGAAACGCAAAAAAGACAAGGAACTCGCCGAAATTGACGCCGAACTCAAAGAAAGTGACGCCAAGGTGGACAAGATTATACTCGCACGGTGCCAATCGGAAACGCTTCAACACGTTACGCTTACGTACTTTCGGATTCTGAAGCACGATAATTTGCAAGCGGCACACGTCGAGACTCTGTTGCCGGCCGCGCTGGAGGGTTTGGCCAAGTTTGCTCATCTCATCAATATTGATACCGTCATGGATTTACTCGGCGTTTTGAAGGATTTGCTGAAAAAGATGAACGCACTACCTCTGGAGGCCGCGCTCAATTGCATTTTGACAGCGTTTCAAACCTTGCAGGGGCCGGGGAAGGAAATGAACATTGACGTCAAGGAATACATTGTTCCGCTCTATACTCAATTACCGCGTCTGGTGGGGGACGTTAATTGTCGTCGGCACTTGCCCACGGTACTGCTCTGCTTGAATGCCGCCTTTATCAAACGCCGTGAATACTCAACGATTCGAGTTTCTGCCTTTTGGAAACAAATCCTGACCGTTTCCTTGCACGTACCTCCGCACACGGCGGTTCCGTTGATAGCCTTTGGACGGCAACTTCTCCAACGATATCCCGTCACACACCAGATGCTGGAAAATGAACAAGACGTGATTACGTCGGGAGAGTATACACCCGACGTGGAGGATCCCGAGCACAGCAATCCTTTGGCCACGTCGGCCTGGGAATTAGCCTTGGCCAAATTCCACGTGCACCTTTCGGTTGTTCAGCAAGCACAGAGTACCGCAACGTTAAGGCTACCCAATCTCCCGACCGAGAGTCCCGAACGCTTGTACCAGGAACTGTTTCGTGCGGAGGACGAGCTCTTTTTCTCCTTCCAGCGTGTGCGTAAAAAGCATCCGTTGACACCGCCGAAGCAGGATGGTAGCAAGAAACGGAAGCAGTACCGTTTCCTCACGCCGCGGGCGACGGAATCATTCTTGTTGAAAGCGAACGCATTGTAG